The sequence below is a genomic window from Humulus lupulus chromosome 3, drHumLupu1.1, whole genome shotgun sequence.
ttttcttcggTGACCAGAGACTTGACGCTCTTCTCAGCATCCGTCATTCTGGCCAgcgtgttggacctcaacaccatgtcaggTGTCGGGTCTGGtggtaaccatgggcctgaaagtcaCAATATGTTTAAGAAAAGAATAAGGAAATTGCTAAGTAAAAACAGCGACCAGGGGAAAagggcatttacctcctcgagcgaaggccaggttatttgcagccatgtcaggcgtgaggaaatactcctgactgtatttccccacattggagatgtgggtggtgtcactcagaAATGTTCGGTTCGTCTcttggtgacaaaaatgaaaaaaccctgtcctggactgttgggggttggacttaaggtcaaaaaggtaattgacctcatgaggagtaggcttcggccattttttaagtttgtaaaggatatagagtgcagcaagcattctatatccgttggaaGTAATTTGGAATGGGGCGACACCaaagtagttcgccaccccctgataaaatggatgtagaggaagggtagcTCCCGCCtttatgtgatacctcgaccaggcgctgtaaacgCCTCCAGGAAAATTAGCCCTCTCATCCGCAGTGGGGATCTTGAGATTTACCCcagtgaggggatacttcctgagataattggcaagcatcctagGGGTTACTTGACTAaggggagaaagataccactcgacatcaggaagaattgaatgccgagggcgagccctaaccTGGATGCGAGGATCTGagacaatgttttctcgaccactggtcgagggaaccccagcctgcgaatcaggctgagctggagaatttgaagtgtggtcaggcttttgtttcttttggccagtggatttggaacgagccattctGGCTGGAGAAGGTTGTGGTCGGGAAGAAGAAAGTCTAGAGAACGGAATCTCGTGAACACGCTGAGCAGGcagttcttcgccttcaagcagttgcgcaAGAAGATTGTCCTCGAtcggtctttcacctccccacaaatctggcattaaaatctgcggacAGAAAAATGGGGAATTGAGGATGAAGAGCCtagaaagttggttagaataacgttgttcatgtataaaagtcaaacttttatacaacagcattctaacgaaaacaAAATTTTCCACAtaaacagtttaaaaaaaaaatcaaaaagtggaagcaaaaagttttttgaaaaagctttttcaactccagttaggacgggaaaaactcagtttttcaactagcataaaaatcgaatttctacttcagttttacgtcctaaatgTATGATCTCGATTATCAAACTTGTTTACAACTCCTAAATGGCAAAGATACACcatcctatctagcatcactcgataaatcccctattttcatgcatctcaacccaagaACACAGGCAATATCAGAACCTAAAAGCTAACTCACAGCGACATGCACAACAAAAATAAAGAGTAGAAAAGTTCTGAAACTTACCGAAGCAAAGATTATGGAGGTTTGGAGAAATTCCAAGCGTAGGCGAGCGAACGGCTGGTGGTTCTTGGAATGTCGAAAGGTGATCTTCAGAGAAAATAGAGGTTCTGACTTATGGTTTCTTGATGGAGAAATAgcatgcgtaaaaagaaaaaggaagctctggggaggctatatatattttgtctgtggcatgaaaaaagaggtaatcatcagCTCCctcttttcaaagcatggggaagagtgatagccgtcaatggattgcttgggaaccgaaaagccatgattagataggggtaggtcactttttccaagaaggcacgaactactctgacagatttggtggggtaatcgaagagtcgttttccttaaagttcatttattactggtcataataaataaacttggggggcaaatgttatccaaaaagcaggcataGGTGATGTGGCAGACTTTTttagcacgtggctgacacctggcagaagttctgttcgaccatcgaccagtgagattcccctgccgaaacatttgaagcttatatacgaccagcctggtcgtatactccatatatttagagataattttgtacaattgtgatcatatccgagattatctcccatgatccatgatgatccgattatttatgaaagaatatctgtaactaattcgtgtaaccctccttgagcctataaatagagagaaatagctcaaggaagggacttttggctgatttaagttttaCGCTTTGCAAGAGAATTAGAGtgattatcttacgattgtattattcatctctctcaggtctgtgaaacttagagaaccctagttctttgatcactcatttgagaactgatatcaataagagcttaagtggacgtaggtcattaccagttcttggggccgaaccactataactttgtgtgtcgtttattgtttttccattagatctatttcaacactttaCATCACATCaagtatttgactccgtgtcaattgaccaaatcgagggtcaacaaaatatataataattatagcaaaaaaaatgcaaattaaataaaaaatcaaggAAAAGTCGTCGCTAGAAGCATTGAAAATACAGTCAAATAAAGCCTTCTAGCGACGAAATCTGAGGGGCTCCAGCGTCAACATTTGTTGCCGCTAGAAGCTCTAGCGGCGACATTTCCTGAGTTGTCACTAATAACAAACATTTAGCGACCAGGCTCCAACGACTACATATAGCGACGACACAATCATTGCTAGAGGATCTAGCAACGAAAAAAAATCGTCGTTAATACCCCTGATTGTTGTAGTGAGAGGAGATAAACAACTAAGGAAATTGAGTGGAAAAAAAATCTTTCTATACACACAATTAAAGGGTTAACCAATATTCTGAACATCATGATCAATGAAATATTAAATCATTTCAATGATGTTGTGTTGGTCACCAAAGCCTAAATATTATTACATTATGTTATGTAGATATTACAAGTTCACGTAATTTGTGTCATTTAATTTCAACTTCCCAGCATAAGCTTTATGTATGGATCCAATCCAAAGACTCCCATCTTTCTCCTCAACCTCAGAAATAGCCTTCCAATTCACGCCACTTCTATCTTCAACCATATCCAACACAACACCTTGCTCACTCAACCTCATTATCAATCCTCTTCCTCTCCACTTAGATACATATGTATAAGCCTCCGTAATGTCAAAAGGAAGCTCAAGAAAGAATTTTGCTACAAAAGGATGTGAAAGAATCCATTTGAATATCCATTTTTGCTTCGCATGGATTCCCACCCAAAATCCTCCTCTAGGACTTTTTTTAATGTTGTCTGGAAATCCTGGTACCTCAGCAAATATTTCATAAGTTCCAGCCTTAGGTGTTTGAAGCCAGTACCTTATGATCCTGCAAGTTGTGGTCTCTGCAACCAAGAGAAAATCGCCATTTTCACTTACTACCACGCCATTCGGAAATGAGAGGTTTTCAACTAGAACATCTACTTGTTTTCTTTGAGGGTCATATTTCATTAGCCTTCCAGTTTTCTCTCCGCTTAATATAAGAGTAAGGTAGTTCCTGAAACAAGTGtacaaatatattcatatcacaaAAATGAAAGTAGATGCTGCAAAGGGAACTATGTCCCTAAAATTCACGCATTAATTCAGGTTTATGGCAAATATATCTTATTTAAATGACAAATTCATGTAGATTTCATTCTTGCATTGTATGTGCTGATAAGGAAATAAGCGTTGTTCAACTACTCTAATATATATCAACTAAACATCTACTAGCTAATTAGTTTCATGAACCACATTAGTTGATAAGACTTGCACTCAAGGTTCATGCTTGTATAAGTCCCAATATAAACATAGCTTTCCAAGTCCTTGGGGAAGTTAATTAACGGTGAGAGAGAAGTCTATGAAAAAAGAGACAGACGAGCCTAGTTTGTGGTCATATCTCATATACAaatcttttaaatataaatatatatatataatggcaattaagaaattattaatttatgtaaGATATTAAGTATACCTCCTCTGGTAACGAGAACTACTATCAGTAAAATAGACAAGTCCAGTGTGCTCATCGATGTCTAAGCCGTTTAGAAATGCGAATGGAATTCCTTGTGCTTGGGTGGCCACCCGAGTGGCCAGCCCACCTTCAGGCCCAACTACGAGCAGTCCCATATATGCATCAGCAATGTAGAGATCACCGCTCTTTCTGCTGAATTTTAGTCCCAAGGGTCGTCCACAACTGTGCTCCGTCTCATGGTGATCATGTGGCCCTTCACATCTTGATCTGATTCCATCAAATAAAGTTTACAGatggtaagtttttttttctttttttttaagtaggttaacaatttatttaaataactaaTCATTTCAACAATCATTTCCTAACCGATAATGTACCCAATTTGTTATAAgagtgaaaataaataaataaataaaggaggtcagatttattataaaaaaaatgtgtggtgACCTCAAACCAATTATTTAAGTGACCCACAATCATTCACAATTTCGGAGAAATTTAATTAAGTGACCCACAATAATTCACCAAAGTGACCTACCTACTTCAACTATCAGTAGCATACCACCTTCTTACGTTACCAATTTTTAAATGTCATCGCAGTACATTTCTTTTTCCTTATTTGGTAAATAAGACATGGCTGAATCTAATTTCCCAGGGTGTAATCCAATTCTATAGTTTCtctcatctttttatttttacGTCTTTTACGTGGTAGCTTGTCGATATATAAGAATTGAATTCTAACAGATATTTATCTAAAATTACATAATAGCATAAATGAAATAAAGGGCATTGGGACAGTCAAAGCCTGTGATCGTGAATGACCCTAGAAAAAGAGTTGTTGCTGATCATGTTCTGGAATGTGTCtacgttttattttattttctatgttTCAACATTACACATGCCCAAACAAAGTTTTCAATCTTATAAACAAAGTTTTCaatcttttaaatgagaaaaatagGTGTTCAATATAAGCACTTCTAAGTAGAACGCATCGTATTGATAGGGCCATAAATATGTTGAGAGATTTTACAGTATGACATATTTATAATAGGGAAACTCCACCAAATAACATTTCTTTAACTTTATAATATAATCATATAGTATCTTAAAAGTTATTAACAAAACTAACTTTATACAGTTGTCAAAAGTCTTCAATGCCCTTCAGAGAAATAatctttctttctattctcttCTCCCCCatctttctctctcctctctcaagATTTTGCACCCACCCACCatcaatttttgtattatttttttctcCTCACCTCACAAAGGAAGTCCAACTAACATCTTTATctatttcaaatattttatatttttcttcaaattttatcAAAGTTGAAGGAAAAAAAAGTAGTTTTTGATGATGGGTAAGTGTTATTATTGTGTATAAGTTATGAGTCTGTTATATAATGGTTTATAATTATTTTTCGAACTATTCTGAAGTTAAAAATTTgtcaaaaaataaattttatgttGAGAGGACAAATTTTCAAGTAATTTTTGTCCAAACGATGTCCGAATAATGTTTGAACCATATCCGAACTATGTGAAAACCATGTCTGAATATAAAAATCGCAGTTCACAAAAATCACTTAAAATTTTGTCCTCCCAACATAAAATTCATTTTTTGACAAATATTTTAGCCCAAAATAGTTCGAAAAGTAACTATGAACCATTATATTACACTCATAATCTATACACAACAATAACATTTACCCATTATCAAAACTATTTTTTCCTTCAAATAGATGAAGATGTTAGTTGCAATTCGTGAGTGATGTGAGTCGAAAGAAAGAATACGAAAATTGATAGTGGGTGCGGGTGCAAAACCATGAGAAAGGAGAAgagaaagatttgggagaagagAAGTGAGAAGAAAGAGAGATATTATTTCTTCTAACGACATTGATGACTTCTCACAGGGTTATAATGTTAGTTTTGTGAAAATCTTTTAAGAGCATATATggttattgttgacgcggttcttcgccaacagataattaagaaaataagaaaaagagattagtgcttaataatgaaccgaaacagatgaatgatcttaaaatggactgatgacacaactacgtttttaagtggttcaaaggttaaaatccttctactccaccagccaatattattgctatgctTTTGGTATTCTCTTACAGgatatttcgttacacaatagaatccaactccttgcaactcccagggtctccatatttataggagagggcacctgggagttggtaagggggttatcccgtgaccttcttacccatcatgtcacttctgtgacattcatgattaatttctaaaacctgacaaatgaagtgtgatctaatcaataggtaagggggataatgggccgcacggctcaacccagtcgtgggtgcctgaatacgcacgttcatgctgcgtgtccgagaattcagggatatatcagacacgtgatgtctgatatatgcacgtttacattgcgtggttgactttataaggagtcacggcttcccacttcagctcgtacctcgagctggatgccttcttggcTTTCGGTCTTCATATCCCtgtctcggcccttaaataatcttggtcaacctttggttacctcgagctaaagaggttgGACCTTACAACAGCAGTTCCGGCCACGTGgcgtccacgtggctgatataattatgccatatctcagctcgctaatagcccgtggaaaattagggcgtacatttgccccccaagcctctgctcgttgCACACGACAtcatctggggccacagtggaggtttttaggcttctccatggactctccatattccacctattacgcaggcgtcgaatacgtggagcatcgtagttggtgacggtacgtcttccgagatcCGCATTAattggcctagcctatactcagttgtcgtttcatctttcgagtggagagcctcggatcccacatcagggcaatccaacagcCCTCCTCACacggcctttcacgtatataacaGGGGTGGCtgccttacgcatgggccacccgtttatttgaaaattttctaaatttcccatcttcttctctcttctcatcctcaaaaaaCCATCTTTTTCTCCCGGTGACagttcccagcattccagaagatcaggtgcaagggctcctttgaggttttggtaCCAGTTACTCCGTtgaggccccaacccagacgaccccttcatcccccTCACAGCAAAACACTTCGTAAGTTTTCTGACTAACCTAGGTAAATAGttactgtagctgcatgcaatattttgctggttttttgtgggtatgattcCAGAAGAAAACAatttaggagcatggttcatagggtgcgttttctagggaaattttctgggtaggattttttttttgtatgcttgtttaaaatatccagcattttgggtgaaaaaccgggtagcttaggggacacgcttcacaggcggttttgcacttcttgcttactgaaactttccttccaaggcaaacttttatcctgacccccgacacatgaattccgagtaatcggggatctgttgggagcacaggcgcgtgtttatagaaccgcgtggtctcactctccacgggctgagcttacctcagcccgtgcaaaggaaacacctctTCAGATCCTTTCTTAtgtttaggtcgccttttctaaaattacTTCTTTTGTTTGCtgggcgaccagatgggacccaagaaaaACGCTCCTAAGAAGAAtgcaggcagctcgtcctcccaacaatccaaaggaaaggaagtgatgacagactccccaatccctgtctttgggccggccgtggagcaggagctcgaggtggcgcccgatgcttttTTCGAGGTCGAAAGGATCGTCTCGAAAATCACCAACCAGGGgagagtgaataaaatattcctctcccacaacatcgagctggggaggggcgccctgatcgcccgacctccccttgaaggtgagcggagctgcgcgccactcGACAAGGAATACGTGGCTtagagtgacgagcacttcaaggctggggccttcctcccgctggacaattacttcgccgacttcctcaactacgtgaagttggctcctttccagctccccccaactcttactgtttgttggcggggttgagatatctgttcctcAAACAGGAATGgaaggtccccactccggcggacatcttatattttttctgcctcaaggccagctcggaacagcgggggcgaggcgacaggttctactacctgacccgcttcccaaacacggctgcggtcatcgagcttcccagccaccccaatgacttcaaagaccaattctttatgtccaaggggtttcgtaACTGCGAAtttcattacttcaaccgtcctcgtaagtacctttttctcttagctcgtaagttaagtattgattatCTCCCCCTTATTAGTTTCTGACTTAgaacaattctgcagccattttcgcgaggacagataagtctgtgatcctcgggagtcagtacgagacactggcgggcctgcccccagtgaaaaggactatcgccagcttgtgacagacgagacgatgttggcttgcaaactgatctctccaggctagactttggccctgaggagaccccgagggcttcccccagctcgcgagatgaggcccatccccgaggaggaggtcggggggggaggtgaggatgagggcgaggaggacgaggtgcacCTCATAAGGAGGAAGcaggcgctggaggtcgcccaaagaacggacgagtagaggatccggtccggagcagccgcaggtccctctGGGTAAGGTAATTcttacatgttcaggggcttagatagggccaccgccgaacctcggttagctaggtttaatcccaatcagcccgtccaacgccatcgaaacgACCCAGACCttgacataaccctactccagtgcgtcgaccggctcgtgctggattacgagagtagccgccctaggggtactgtagtcgtagacaacaccttagcctttaggtcggccctctttgaggagtatgggactaatctccagtcgtggccctcccttcgggagggtactgtagctccgggtcttagacagtatgtagaagagtctagccccaagccagattcggacccaggACCTGTTCCAGCTCGCGAggtcattgtcttagattcccccgcagaagctccggggccgatggtcgtgaccatagattcctcttctagctcagggggtaggatccttttcaatatatatacttgagttccgctttttcccctttatttttgttcttgcataaatgcttacttgtatactaatgttgtctttattttgccagaggaaatgtctcagcccgggaacaaagacctgcgagctatgttcaccggaggaAACTCTTCTGCTGgagcctctgggcccaaaatgaagaagctccgggtggcgaagaaagccgctgggaccccaaccaagtcccctgcaaaggggaaagaccagaccccagctTCCCAGGCCAAGGTTCCTCCACCTCTTGCCGCAGGAGAAGATGCCCtcgccccctccacgagctccggcCTTTGTTCGGGATATGGGGGCGGAGCCCAGGATTTTGGCAATCGCAGACCCCGAGGTGCGCATTCCGGTGGACCCCCAAGCCCTGGAGAAAATTCCTGACATCTTTcaggggacggtgtacgagacggcaacctacaccgtcgaccactactacGGCGCCACCGAAAAGGACCTGCAggcgatcgaaacaaggagcccggagagcgtgatggagtcttcactgggaatggctctaacggtaagctggctttACATTTTGTACTTTTTTGGTTATCATGCATCGCGCGttctttctatatttttttttctaaggcagttgcctctttgctttgtagggtgccttggctcttcacTGGAGCATTTCCAGGTCCAAGACTCGGCTcaaggacatgaggggcgagcatcaggctatTTTGGCCGCCCAGCTGACTACCTTGGCCTCcctgaagactgcccaaaagcaagaacaggaggctaaggatgccttggcggccgcgcaggccgagTTGGACGTGTCCCGTCCCAAGCTAcaagaggccgaggctaacaAGGCTGCCCTAGCCGCTGTAACGGCtgaactcgaggaggccaaggttGCCCGGGTCGCGTTGGACTCTGCAAAAACCGAGGctgaggaggctaaggccgccttggaaaaggagaaggagacttccagctccgccatggaagACATGCTATATCACTGTTGGGTCTTCAACCCGGACGGCGACTTTTCCTTCCTAGGAGCAGAAGTCTGGGAGCCCTTCCTGGAGGAGTTTAAAGCTCGCCTTTAGCAAGAGGcaccctctgagaccggggagacctctatagcggccgagcaggagggcgagacggcgacctcagcgGAGCAGcctggtggagcctagggccttactttttcttttttgaacacattattattattattatttgtaacttttgtatgaggctTTTCCACCGTGAGACAATTTGCTTTATCCATTTTTGCTTCTATACacttttctttttgttggtgcTATGATTGATGCTTTTATACTTTTCTTAGAAGAAACATGTTAACCAATCTTGACCCAACTTCTAAGATGAGTCCCGGTTGCACTCCGGACATtgcattaaaaacttagttcgcgttaacctcttattgatatcttgtgctttttaagaaaaacaacgatccatcaatttgaattaacttctaagttttatgacctggttatgtccaggacgtaagtttgaaaacttagttcgcgttaatttttatcaatatttcgtgctttttaagaaaaacaacgatcaatcaatttaaattaatttctaagttttatgacctggttatgtccaggacgttag
It includes:
- the LOC133823338 gene encoding protein STRICTOSIDINE SYNTHASE-LIKE 2-like, coding for MASKLFPTATLGAVLLSAVLAANFFEFSYPSSSHDFDHADFGSFEFIPIDGALGPESYAFDSLGEGPYTGVSDGRIIKWQENKRRWFDFAVTSSNRSRCEGPHDHHETEHSCGRPLGLKFSRKSGDLYIADAYMGLLVVGPEGGLATRVATQAQGIPFAFLNGLDIDEHTGLVYFTDSSSRYQRRNYLTLILSGEKTGRLMKYDPQRKQVDVLVENLSFPNGVVVSENGDFLLVAETTTCRIIRYWLQTPKAGTYEIFAEVPGFPDNIKKSPRGGFWVGIHAKQKWIFKWILSHPFVAKFFLELPFDITEAYTYVSKWRGRGLIMRLSEQGVVLDMVEDRSGVNWKAISEVEEKDGSLWIGSIHKAYAGKLKLNDTNYVNL